A single region of the Podospora pseudopauciseta strain CBS 411.78 chromosome 1, whole genome shotgun sequence genome encodes:
- a CDS encoding hypothetical protein (EggNog:ENOG503NYSU) produces the protein MQYAFFVTMGGLTVRHQESDIDEGHKMRTCIISAHLAKKVADQDVKALILPRSFIMHQSKADFFKKSLVVIQVSWVIIECAARKVYGLPLSLLELHIMVHVVCAILMYAFWFNKPLDLQGSYEVKDRNAMKTIHRAAKETDSLFYRNHGNILNFQHKLVPKDPFDFLLKALAYVYHHVLAVFSSPVLPVAYGGVHLSAWNFEFPTVQEAVIWKVSSIIIASTGPALILATLFAAAFSWLILGSWCDEPEHYESDDEVAVLGQAVMPLLITPFIIGITMLIVMLAARVFLVVEVFISLRAAPLGVF, from the exons ATGCAATATGCCTTCTTCGTAACGATGGGTGGGCTCACAGTGAGGCACCAAGAAAGCGACATAGATGAAGGGCACAAAATGCGCACATGTATAATCTCTGCCCATCTTGCAAAGAAGGTAGCAGATCAAGATGTCAAAGCACTGATACTGCCAAGGTCCTTCATAATGCATCAGAGCAAGGCGGACTTCTTCAAGAAATCGCTGGTTGTTATCCAAGTTAGTTGGGTGATTATTGAGTGTGCTGCGCGCAAGGTATATGGCTTACCACTCAGTCTGTTGGAGCTGCACATTATGGTACATGTGGTTTGTGCAATTTTGATGTATGCCTTTTGGTTTAAT AAACCCCTTGACCTCCAAGGCTCCTACGAAGTCAAAGACCGAAACGCCATGAAAACTATCCACAGAGCGGCCAAAGAAACAGACTCGCTTTTCTATAGAAACCATGGCAATATTCTCAACTTTCAGCACAAACTCGTACCCAAAGACCCCTTCGACTTCCTCCTCAAAGCCCTGGCCTATGTCTATCATCACGTGTTAGCAGTATTTAGCTCTCCCGTCCTACCTGTGGCCTACGGTGGTGTTCATCTTTCGGCTTGGAACTTCGAATTTCCCACTGTTCAAGAGGCCGTTATCTGGAAGGTGTCCTCCATTATCATCGCATCTACAGGACCAGCTCTGATATTGGCTACACTCTTTGCAGCCGCTTTTTCTTGGCTGATTCTCGGT AGCTGGTGCGACGAACCAGAGCATTACGAATCGGATGATGAAGTCGCAGTGTTGGGCCAGGCGGTTATGCCCCTTCTCATCACCCCTTTCATAATCGGTATCACCATGCTAATTGTGATGCTGGCCGCCCGC